A section of the Malaclemys terrapin pileata isolate rMalTer1 chromosome 15, rMalTer1.hap1, whole genome shotgun sequence genome encodes:
- the IL10RA gene encoding interleukin-10 receptor subunit alpha: MAAGFAALTVGVVVSLCLQIYGESLSQPGKVRFVADIINHILHWTPGVNHSSDTLYEVEYKLYGKSGPWMAVPDCTGISGHSCDLTYQTMDPSQRYYARVRAVSGNHTSGWTRTNAFSLKEATLRLSDVSLSVTGNTIHVTLQQLILRVGNKTVSYKDIQQYGRQYRTYVRRASDNLQQVQVETREEFDIPMLLWGEQYCVRVEPRVLSRPVPSIGTEEKCVTIPEKDESTGIISVSVGIVLLVFSATLLLGTLLLCAYIKQPMRTPAILKSLLKPSGSEHEHFPFGSKDVVVCLDEESIQQLSVCQRDTVQHHSTDSGSSPAQQPPDKGCRFLTSPDDHEHLLELEDLAEGDSSCTSTDSGICLQDSSSGLSQFSGSESQDYQRQLPGSDDSGISLARHSLCLTLSSSGRDYTSVDEEQDQRERERDCSPLASGLSQEAVEFRGYLKQPKGTVERQQDRAEGQLPTKSPGGTDNTLEMGCSEPALAKGYLKQASPGLTYGNADTVLARESDSQGFTSRLECNSSSLLNYGALGISVPSKSLPEFPKAPFALGIFNTDLLGSLPLISSLHSNERLCLEIDSLSLLGSECKDSRL; the protein is encoded by the exons ATGGCAGCAGGTTTCGCAGCACTGACAGTGGGGGTGGTGGTGTCCCTCTGCCTGCAGATATATG GTGAGAGTCTGTCCCAACCAGGCAAAGTGCGATTTGTTGCTGACATCATAAACCACATACTGCACTGGACGCCCGGAGTGAACCACTCCAGCGACACGTTGTATGAAGTGGAATATAAGCT ATATGGTAAGTCCGGGCCCTGGATGGCTGTCCCAGACTGCACTGGGATCTCTGGGCACTCCTGCGATCTGACCTACCAGACAATGGACCCTTCTCAACGCTACTATGCAAGAGTTAGGGCAGTATCTGGAAACCACACCTCTGGCTGGACCAGGACGAACGCTTTTTCCCTAAAAGAAG CTACTCTGCGTCTATCAGATGTGAGTCTGTCTGTGACAGGTAACACCATCCACGTGACCCTGCAGCAGCTGATCCTGAGAGTGGGGAACAAGACTGTCTCATACAAAGACATACAACAGTATGGTAGACAATACAGAACGTATGTCAGGAGGGCGTCAGACAATCTCCAG CAGGTGCAGGTGGAGACCAGAGAAGAGTTTGACATCCCCATGCTCCTGTGGGGCGAGCAGTACTGCGTCCGTGTAGAGCCACGTGTCCTCTCCAGGCCAGTCCCCTCCATCGGGACTGAGGAGAAGTGTGTCACGATTCCCGAGAAGGACG AGAGCACGGGGATTATATCAGTCAGCGTCGGCATCGTTCTCCTGGTTTTCTCAGCCACTCTTCTCCTGGGCACTCTTCTACTCTGTGCATATATAAAGCAACCCATGAGGACACCAGCCATACTG AAATCTCTCCTAAAACCCTCCGGATCAGAGCATGAGCACTTCCCCTTTGGGTCCAAGGACGTGGTTGTGTGCTTGGATGAGGAGTCAATCCAGCAACTCTCCGTGTGCCAAAGGGACACCGTGCAGCACCACAGCACAgacagcggctccagcccggcacaACAGCCACCAGACAAGGGTTGCAGGTTCCTGACCTCCCCGGATGACCACGAACACCTGCTGGAGCTGGAAGACCTAGCAGAGGGGGACAGCAGCTGCACCAGCACTGACAGCGGCATTTGCCTACAAGACTCTTCCTCTGGCCTGAGCCAGTTCTCGGGCTCAGAGAGCCAGGACTACCAAAGACAGCTGCCAGGGAGTGACGACAGTGGCATAAGCCTGGCGAGACATTCCCTGTGCCTGACGCTCTCCTCCAGCGGCAGGGACTACACCTCTGTGGATGAGGAGCAGGACCAGCGTGAAAGAGAGCGTGACTGTTCCCCTCTGGCCAGCGGACTCAGCCAGGAGGCTGTGGAGTTTCGTGGGTACCTGAAGCAGCCGAAGGGTACAGTAGAGAGGCAGCAGGACAGAGCTGAGGGACAGCTGCCCACAAAAAGCCCTGGTGGGACAGACAACACGCTGGAGATGGGCTGCTCTGAGCCTGCCTTAGCCAAAGGCTATTTGAAGCAGGCATCCCCAGGGCTCACCTACGGCAATGCAGACACGGTGCTCGCTAGGGAATCAGACTCTCAGGGTTTTACAAGCAGGCTGGAGTGCAACAGCTCAAGTCTGCTGAACTACGGGGCACTGGGCATTTCTGTGCCCTCGAAATCCCTCCCCGAGTTCCCCAAGGCGCCCTTTGCATTGGGCATCTTCAACACAGACTTGCTGGGCTCCCTGCCTCTCATCTCCAGCTTACATTCAAATGAACGACTCTGCCTGGAAATCGACTCTCTCAGCCTGCTGGGGTCTGAATGCAAGGACAGTCGCCTatag